Proteins encoded by one window of Halorussus vallis:
- a CDS encoding ParA family protein encodes MTDTNTARITVANQKGGAGKTTDVIHTGGALAARGYDVLLVDIDYHGGLTCSLGYNDLYYDTDRTTLFDVLDFDQMESVNNIIVEHEEFDILPASEKLANNKNIQTLLEAPKSRERLEMTLDELDRDYDYIIVDTPPSLNVLTDNALVATGNVVIPVIPEKLNANSLQIFAKQLSSLEQAYGDINRLAIVCNRVEQNAEHRDTIEEIKSAYSLPVFEIPKRTDLSQSIGEGVSVFGFGKENQRVEDARDLFNEIADLFDETFEKTAPGEVEA; translated from the coding sequence ATGACCGACACCAACACCGCACGAATCACCGTGGCGAATCAGAAGGGAGGCGCTGGGAAGACGACTGACGTCATTCACACAGGCGGGGCGCTAGCTGCCCGGGGCTACGACGTGCTCCTGGTCGATATCGACTATCACGGAGGGCTCACCTGCTCACTCGGCTACAACGATCTGTACTACGATACCGACCGTACAACGCTGTTCGACGTCCTCGACTTCGATCAGATGGAGTCGGTGAACAACATCATCGTCGAGCACGAGGAATTCGACATCCTCCCCGCGAGCGAGAAGCTCGCGAACAACAAGAACATCCAAACGTTGCTTGAGGCGCCGAAGAGTCGGGAACGTCTGGAGATGACTCTGGACGAACTCGATAGGGATTACGACTACATCATCGTCGACACGCCGCCATCTCTGAACGTCCTTACCGATAACGCCCTCGTCGCGACCGGCAACGTCGTTATCCCCGTCATTCCGGAGAAACTCAACGCCAACAGCCTCCAGATTTTCGCAAAGCAGCTGAGCTCCCTCGAACAGGCGTACGGAGACATCAATCGGCTCGCCATCGTCTGTAACCGTGTCGAGCAGAACGCTGAACACCGCGACACCATCGAGGAGATCAAGTCGGCGTACTCCCTTCCAGTGTTCGAGATTCCGAAGCGGACCGACCTCTCCCAGTCGATTGGCGAGGGGGTATCCGTCTTCGGCTTCGGCAAGGAGAACCAGCGCGTTGAGGATGCACGCGACCTGTTCAACGAAATCGCCGACCTGTTCGACGAGACGTTTGAGAAGACCGCACCTGGGGAGGTGGAAGCATGA
- a CDS encoding transposase has translation MSETTSTVARTVIEQQAIRLLETTDDVTSLVAALEFESLASYEDARIDWHSKYNLASLVRAMYLRELTGYSNTELADHLNEVDNAARLGFDTDQFCGEQAAPVHSTFSRAWNHYFGDDLKHYIQQTSDRILDYAHEQGNPLGMRALEPEDKGEVSTAVETRYTRKKISEVIQEMKRLVYPEIDLGRPEEGVQYHDNAFLDMSVLMSLHDTAAETGSTIYDDHTTRSTGAPDGDTHLYWLKQLHRAEILSFVDDAIERMITPAKRHLEFSRPADLAIDITYLAYYPDEDRVELRTTPLDEGEPDDVEMVQGAPTSKEYVICYKVATCCIVGENVQFTLGVEPVPKGRSRGELVRELVWKAKEHVSINTVYADREFDAADVVHSLNEAGVEFVIPRRKTSRIKNFIQGMSKDIEVERDHAIYGDIDGVPGHGRAEAHLIGVPKKNANDEDRVIDSTIVFLTNKDINNEIRRDRMKARGAVNRYRRRWGIENSYKSIKDFLAWTTSKEYSVRLFYVAFAVLLYNMWLLVDFLVQVSIKDVEHRYKPCVTAKRFLALAKEELGDVG, from the coding sequence ATGAGTGAGACAACATCCACTGTTGCTCGAACGGTCATCGAGCAGCAAGCGATTCGACTACTTGAGACGACCGACGATGTCACCAGCCTCGTTGCTGCCCTTGAGTTCGAGTCGTTGGCATCCTATGAAGATGCCCGGATAGACTGGCATTCGAAATACAATCTTGCATCACTCGTCCGGGCGATGTACCTCCGGGAACTCACCGGCTACTCGAATACAGAGCTCGCAGACCACCTGAACGAAGTAGACAACGCCGCCCGGCTGGGCTTCGATACAGACCAATTTTGTGGTGAACAGGCTGCACCCGTCCATTCAACATTTTCCCGGGCGTGGAATCACTACTTCGGCGACGATTTGAAACACTACATCCAGCAGACGAGCGATCGTATTCTTGACTACGCCCATGAGCAAGGTAATCCACTTGGCATGCGCGCACTCGAACCCGAAGACAAAGGTGAGGTCTCAACCGCAGTCGAGACCCGCTACACCCGCAAGAAAATTAGTGAGGTGATCCAAGAGATGAAACGCCTCGTCTATCCCGAAATCGACCTTGGCCGACCCGAGGAGGGCGTGCAGTACCACGATAACGCCTTCTTAGACATGAGCGTACTGATGAGCCTGCATGATACGGCTGCTGAGACCGGCAGTACGATCTACGACGATCACACAACGCGGTCGACCGGTGCTCCGGACGGTGATACTCACCTCTACTGGCTGAAGCAGTTACATCGTGCGGAAATCCTCTCGTTTGTCGATGACGCCATCGAACGGATGATCACACCCGCGAAACGGCATCTCGAATTCAGTCGACCGGCCGACCTCGCCATCGATATTACCTACCTGGCGTACTATCCTGACGAAGACCGCGTTGAGTTACGAACTACTCCACTCGACGAGGGCGAACCGGATGACGTCGAGATGGTACAAGGTGCACCCACCTCAAAAGAGTACGTAATTTGCTATAAAGTTGCTACCTGCTGTATCGTCGGGGAGAACGTCCAATTCACGCTCGGCGTCGAACCCGTCCCAAAAGGCAGGTCCCGCGGCGAGCTCGTGCGTGAGCTTGTTTGGAAGGCGAAAGAACACGTGAGCATTAACACGGTGTATGCCGACCGAGAGTTCGACGCAGCAGATGTCGTGCATTCGCTCAATGAAGCTGGCGTCGAGTTCGTGATCCCACGCCGCAAAACGTCTCGGATCAAGAACTTCATTCAAGGGATGAGTAAAGATATTGAGGTGGAGCGCGACCACGCGATATACGGGGATATTGACGGTGTCCCCGGCCACGGCCGCGCTGAAGCCCACCTCATCGGCGTCCCGAAGAAGAACGCTAATGACGAAGACCGTGTGATCGATAGTACAATCGTGTTCCTCACGAATAAGGACATCAACAACGAAATCCGACGTGACCGGATGAAAGCGAGAGGGGCAGTGAATCGGTATCGACGGCGCTGGGGCATCGAAAACAGCTACAAATCGATTAAGGACTTCCTCGCATGGACCACCTCAAAAGAATACTCCGTCCGCCTGTTCTACGTCGCATTCGCCGTCTTGTTGTACAATATGTGGCTGCTTGTGGACTTTCTGGTACAGGTGAGTATCAAAGATGTTGAACACCGATACAAGCCATGTGTAACAGCAAAGCGATTCCTTGCGCTTGCAAAAGAGGAACTCGGTGACGTCGGGTAA
- a CDS encoding transposase, producing MNEVESPTRLSEDVLNQLETATTLSDLVRRIDADLFLRAVDYESFEDLEYNAVPIVRALFCRGLAGLSWNGLYEFLSTKGRAVDLGFDSTKFGKYNTAPTRQTLTAAWDTVLSDAAKRTILSVSERLVDAANGSDDALDLRKPRRVDDNDSDLRERHVGEFSNDQIRKHVRLARDTIFGAFDTGRAENMKYPDSRFDELQAFMALRGCGTPQGHSRMENFYSEDYTPHGDTHLRTVKKHSKDAVKEGFKKSIERLLDAIDVQILQPPVTVAIDITTWEYHAEDNLPCEVNGTKDGEGRAYKFATLSLVGKSMPVVLAYEPVIERSEWDDNPKHRYHRTVRKLLSRAKELVNIDLVLADRGFESWKVYQTLDNANVNYLLPKIERSDELECIDRMERESEDVAVERGKIEVEQGSHECQVLYVPGRNGETQSFITNKQIGPEDAEAWVNHYAYRWIIENEYRSIKQEFLAKTCSKDHELRLYYFVFGILMYNVWRLADVLLKATVTREITDYTPAITAGELADWVAIHLQREPD from the coding sequence ATGAACGAAGTCGAATCTCCTACACGGCTGAGTGAGGACGTACTCAACCAGCTCGAAACAGCCACTACGCTCAGCGACCTCGTTCGACGCATCGATGCTGATTTGTTCCTGAGAGCAGTGGACTACGAGTCCTTCGAAGACCTAGAGTACAATGCCGTCCCGATCGTTCGAGCGCTCTTCTGTCGGGGACTCGCTGGCCTCTCGTGGAACGGTCTCTACGAATTCCTCTCGACCAAGGGACGAGCTGTTGACCTCGGATTTGATTCCACGAAATTCGGGAAATATAATACTGCACCGACGCGCCAAACATTGACCGCCGCCTGGGATACCGTGCTCTCAGACGCTGCGAAACGAACCATCCTTTCAGTGAGCGAACGGCTCGTCGACGCCGCCAACGGGAGCGACGACGCCCTCGACCTTCGTAAGCCACGTCGCGTCGACGACAACGATTCTGACTTGCGCGAACGTCACGTCGGCGAGTTCTCGAACGACCAAATCCGGAAGCATGTCCGACTCGCCAGAGACACGATTTTCGGGGCGTTCGATACCGGGAGGGCGGAGAACATGAAATATCCGGATAGCCGGTTCGACGAGCTACAAGCGTTCATGGCGCTGCGTGGATGCGGGACACCACAGGGCCACTCGCGGATGGAAAACTTCTACAGCGAGGACTACACGCCACATGGCGATACGCACCTCCGAACCGTCAAAAAACACTCCAAAGACGCCGTCAAAGAAGGATTCAAGAAGTCTATCGAGAGACTGCTTGACGCAATCGACGTACAGATTCTCCAACCGCCGGTCACGGTCGCGATTGATATCACGACGTGGGAGTATCACGCAGAAGACAATCTCCCATGCGAGGTCAACGGTACGAAAGACGGTGAGGGGAGAGCGTACAAGTTCGCAACGCTCTCGTTGGTCGGCAAGAGCATGCCTGTGGTCTTAGCGTATGAGCCAGTCATCGAGAGATCTGAGTGGGACGACAATCCGAAACACCGCTATCATCGGACGGTTCGGAAACTACTCTCACGAGCGAAGGAGCTGGTCAACATCGACCTCGTACTCGCAGACCGTGGCTTTGAGTCGTGGAAGGTCTACCAGACGCTCGATAACGCTAACGTGAACTATCTCTTGCCGAAAATCGAACGATCGGACGAGTTAGAGTGTATCGATCGAATGGAACGAGAGAGCGAGGACGTCGCGGTTGAGCGTGGGAAGATCGAGGTCGAACAGGGCTCGCACGAATGCCAAGTCCTCTACGTGCCGGGTCGAAATGGAGAGACGCAGTCGTTCATCACGAACAAGCAAATTGGCCCCGAGGATGCTGAAGCATGGGTCAACCACTACGCGTATCGGTGGATTATCGAGAACGAGTACCGTTCGATCAAGCAGGAATTCTTGGCGAAGACCTGCTCGAAAGACCACGAACTACGGCTCTACTACTTCGTGTTCGGTATCCTCATGTACAATGTGTGGCGGCTGGCGGACGTCCTGCTGAAAGCAACCGTCACTCGTGAAATCACGGACTACACCCCAGCAATCACGGCGGGCGAGTTAGCTGATTGGGTTGCGATTCATTTGCAGCGCGAACCCGACTAA